The Geomonas ferrireducens genome includes a window with the following:
- a CDS encoding SpoIID/LytB domain-containing protein: MIIVVICLAAGASAAATRPEMVRVALLRGAETVRIDGDGVLLTDGSGEPLRVDMPLEVKRSGSAVTVNGRTVNRLVASAFSRVTVNGKGYRALIEVTPGDKGLLVVNELPLEEYLIGLINCEISSAWPIEAIKAQAVIARSYAMYQIQARRGAAYQLESSVMDQVYDGADAEDGRAAYGVRETAGQVLTYDGKIIQAFYHSNCAGHTESSRNVWGLSIPYLQGVPCRYCSESNPIKWDVNLTMRKVESALRSAGYPVSGLKELRVRGRNQSGRVQDVVAECARGSVTVPGVAFRKALGYGVVKSTNFELRMKGDGLQVAGTGSGHGVGLCQWGAKGRANEGFAYREILTYYYPGVKLAEGYGR; the protein is encoded by the coding sequence TTGATCATAGTTGTCATCTGCCTCGCCGCCGGAGCGAGTGCCGCCGCGACGAGACCCGAGATGGTTCGGGTCGCTCTCTTGAGAGGGGCGGAAACGGTCCGCATCGACGGCGACGGCGTGCTCCTTACCGACGGCAGCGGCGAGCCGCTCCGGGTCGATATGCCCCTTGAGGTGAAGAGGTCGGGAAGTGCGGTAACCGTGAACGGCAGGACCGTGAACCGGCTGGTCGCCTCGGCTTTTTCCCGCGTCACCGTGAACGGCAAAGGGTACCGTGCCCTCATCGAGGTCACCCCGGGAGACAAGGGGCTCCTCGTCGTGAACGAGCTGCCGCTCGAGGAATACCTGATCGGGCTCATCAACTGCGAGATCAGCTCCGCCTGGCCCATCGAGGCGATCAAGGCGCAGGCGGTCATCGCTCGTTCCTACGCCATGTACCAGATCCAGGCCCGCCGAGGCGCCGCGTACCAGCTCGAGTCGAGCGTGATGGACCAGGTCTACGACGGCGCCGATGCCGAGGACGGCCGCGCCGCCTACGGGGTGCGCGAGACTGCCGGCCAGGTCCTGACCTATGACGGCAAGATCATCCAGGCCTTCTACCATTCCAACTGCGCCGGGCACACCGAGTCCTCCCGCAACGTCTGGGGACTCTCCATCCCGTACCTCCAGGGCGTCCCCTGCCGCTACTGCAGCGAGTCCAACCCCATCAAGTGGGATGTGAACCTCACCATGCGCAAGGTGGAGAGCGCGCTCAGGTCGGCCGGGTATCCGGTCTCCGGGCTCAAAGAGCTCCGTGTGCGCGGGCGCAACCAAAGCGGCAGAGTGCAGGACGTGGTTGCCGAGTGTGCCCGCGGGTCGGTCACCGTTCCGGGCGTCGCCTTCAGAAAGGCGCTAGGCTACGGCGTCGTTAAGAGCACCAACTTCGAACTGCGCATGAAAGGTGACGGGCTCCAGGTGGCCGGCACCGGCTCCGGGCACGGGGTCGGCCTTTGTCAGTGGGGCGCCAAGGGGCGCGCCAACGAGGGGTTCGCCTACCGGGAGATCCTGACCTACTACTACCCCGGGGTGAAGCTTGCCGAGGGGTACGGTCGATAA
- the queA gene encoding tRNA preQ1(34) S-adenosylmethionine ribosyltransferase-isomerase QueA encodes MRLSDFDYELPPELIAQHPASRRDASRLLTLDRASGAVAETTIASIAGEFRAGDLLILNDTRVIPARLKGQKETGGAVEVFLVRRLPGAAEIWSCLIKASRSPGKGTRILLPGGVNATVVSREDGEWQVLFEGAADFMSWVEGAGSMPLPPYIKRQPEGEDLERYQTVFAREKGAVAAPTAGLHFTPELLDEIRSRGVQIAPLTLHVGLGTFMPVRVEELSEHTMHRERYRIPEETAAAIRRTKEAGGRVIALGTTSLRALEHAASSGELVAGEREADIFILPGYRFRVVDALITNFHLPKSTLFMLVCAFAGKETMLHAYGEAVKRRFRFFSYGDAMFIS; translated from the coding sequence ATGCGTCTTTCCGATTTCGACTACGAACTCCCGCCGGAGCTGATCGCGCAGCACCCGGCAAGCCGCAGGGACGCCTCGAGGCTTTTGACCCTGGATCGCGCAAGCGGGGCGGTCGCCGAGACCACCATCGCCTCCATCGCCGGAGAGTTCCGGGCGGGCGACCTGCTGATTTTGAACGACACCCGCGTGATCCCGGCACGGCTCAAAGGGCAGAAGGAGACTGGCGGCGCGGTCGAGGTTTTCCTGGTGCGCCGTCTCCCCGGCGCGGCCGAGATCTGGAGCTGCCTCATCAAGGCCTCCCGCTCCCCCGGCAAGGGGACCCGGATCCTCCTTCCCGGCGGCGTCAACGCGACCGTGGTGTCGCGCGAGGACGGGGAGTGGCAGGTCCTCTTCGAGGGGGCGGCCGACTTCATGAGCTGGGTGGAGGGGGCCGGGAGCATGCCGCTTCCACCTTACATCAAGCGGCAGCCCGAGGGGGAGGACCTGGAGCGTTACCAGACCGTGTTCGCCCGCGAGAAGGGGGCCGTCGCCGCCCCGACCGCCGGGCTGCACTTCACTCCGGAGCTTCTGGACGAGATACGGAGCCGGGGCGTTCAGATCGCGCCGCTCACCCTGCATGTGGGGCTTGGGACCTTCATGCCGGTGCGGGTGGAGGAACTCTCCGAGCACACCATGCACCGGGAGAGGTATCGGATCCCCGAGGAGACCGCCGCCGCCATCCGCAGGACCAAGGAGGCGGGGGGGAGGGTGATCGCCCTCGGAACCACGTCGCTGCGGGCTTTGGAGCATGCCGCGTCCTCCGGGGAACTCGTGGCCGGGGAGCGCGAGGCGGACATCTTCATCCTTCCCGGGTACCGCTTCCGGGTGGTCGACGCACTGATAACTAATTTTCATCTCCCCAAATCGACACTATTTATGTTAGTGTGCGCATTCGCCGGGAAGGAGACCATGCTGCACGCCTACGGCGAGGCGGTGAAGCGGCGTTTCAGGTTCTTCAGCTACGGCGACGCGATGTTCATCTCCTGA